The DNA region CAGTTGCAAAGAGGTCATGCCCAGGCTTTCGAACACCCGGGATCGCTCAGGATACAGGTTGTCGGCAGCGGCCTGCTCGAAACGCTCGTAAGCTTCCTTGTAGCGCTTCTGCTCGTAGAGAAAGCTGCCGTAATTATTGACGATACGGGTGTCATTGTTGCTGGCGGACAGCGCCTTGTGAAAATACTGCTCGGCGAGTTCCGGTTCCATTTCCGTCTGGAACACCAGCGCCAGTGCAGCATTGGCCTGCGGATCGGAACTGTCGAGTTCAAGCGCTCGTTTCAACGGGATCTTGGCACGTTCGGTCTGGCCTTCCTGAAGGTAACCCAGGCCAAGCTGCACATACGCCCTGCGTGCCTCGTCGCGCCCCTGCTTGGTGGTCAGCGGATTGACGTTGCCTGTAGACACACAGGCCGTCAGCAGCATGACAACACACAGTAAAAACAAGGCACGCACAGACATGGAGTCCTTCCCGGTCAGGTTCTGGTCGCCGCTACCGGAGCCACATCGGCTTCGGAACTCAGCTCACGCACGGCGATGTAGCGTTCGCTACGACGCGTGCGATCCATCACCTGCCCGACCAGCTGGCCGCATGCAGCGTCGATATCTTCACCACGCGTGGTACGCACAGTGACGTTATAACCAGCCTGATGCAACAAGTCCTGAAAGCGACGAATTGCGTTATTGCTGGGACGCTCGTATCCGGAGTGCGGGAACGGGTTGAACGGGATCAGGTTGATCTTGCAAGGTGTGTCCTTGAGCAGCTCGATCATCTCGACTGCGTGTTCGACCTGGTCGTTGATGTCCTTGAGCATCGTGTACTCGATGGTCAGCACGCGCTTTTCGCCCAGACTGGCCATGTAGCGACGGCAGGACTCAAGCAGCATCTTCAACGGGTATTTCTTATTGATCGGCACCAACTGGTTGCGCAGCGCGTCATTCGGCGCATGCAGCGACAGGGCCAGCGACACGTCGATATGCTTCGAAAGCTCATCGATCATCGGCACCACGCCGGAGGTGGACAACGTCACACGACGCTTGGAAATGCCATACCCCAGGTCATCCATCATCAGATGCATGGCGGCAATGACATTGTCGAAGTTCAGCAGCGGCTCACCCATGCCCATCATCACCACGTTGGTGATGGCACGGTCGACGGTAGCCGGGACGCTGCCAAAGGATTTGTTGGCAATCCACACCTGGCCGATCACTTCTGCGGCGGTGAGGTTGCTATTGAAGCCTTGCTTGCCGGTGGAGCAGAAACTGCAATCCAGGGCGCAGCCCGCCTGGGACGAAACACACAAGGTGCCGCGTTTGCCCTGCGGAATGTAGACGGTCTCGACGCAGCTGCCGGACTCTACACGCACCACCCATTTACGGGTGCCATCGGTAGAGATGTCTTCACTGACCACTTCAGGACCACGAACCTCGGCACAGGCCTTGAGCTTTTCGCGCAGGGCCTTGCTGACATTCGTCATGGCGTCGAAATCATCGACGCCAAAGTGGTGAATCCACTTCATGACCTGACCGGCACGGAAGCGCTTCTCCCCGATAGAGTCGAAGAATTTCTCCATTTCCGGCTGAGTCAGACCCAGCAGGTTGGTTTTACCAGTCGATGCAATCATGAATTCACCCTTCACTCGTCAGTCAAAATGACTTAGCGAGCGGTTACTTCGGTAGCGGCGAAGAAGTACGAGATTTCGCGAGCAGCGGCTGCTTCGGAATCGGAACCGTGTACTGCGTTGGCGTCGATGGAGTCAGCGAAATCAGCGCGGATGGTGCCGGCAGCAGCTTCTTTAGGGTTGGTAGCGCCCATCAGCTCGCGGTTCAGAGCGATGGCGTTTTCGCCTTCCAGAACCTGAACGACAACCGGACCGGAGATCATGAAGGCAACCAGGTCACCGAAGAAACCACGGGCGCTGTGCTCAGCGTAGAAACCTTCAGCTTCGGCCTTGGACAGTTGCTTCAGCTTGGAAGCAACAACGCGCAGACCGGCTTTTTCAAAACGAGTGGTGATCTCGCCGATTACGTTCTTTGCAACGGCGTCAGGCTTGATGATGGAGAAAGTACGTTGAACAGCCATGGTGAAACTCCAGAAACAGTGATTTAAGCGAAAAATTAAACCCGCGAATTATACGCGGGTTCTGGTGTATTGCCTAACGGCGTACGTTACTGAACGTCAATCCAGCTCTTCGATCCACAATGTCTGGATCGCTTCGAGGACTTTTTCCCCGCTGCGGTCCGGGTGGTCATCGAATTCAGGCAAGGCCATGACCAGATTACGCAGCTTGGGGAAACTCACAGTGAGCGGATTCACTTCCGGGTGGCTTTCAGCCAGCTGGATAGCAATTTCCTGCACATCAACCCATTTGAGACTCATGAGCAATCCTTGAATCAGTGTGGCGCTTCAGCAGCGTGGTTGAGCGAATACTTGGGTATTTCGACGGTCAGGTCTTCAGTGCCGACAATGGCCTGACAGGAGAGACGCGATTGCGCTTCCAGCCCCCAGGCCTTGTCGAGCATGTCTTCTTCCAGCTCATCGGCTTCGTTCAGCGAATCGAAGCCTTCGCGAATGACGCAATGGCAGGTGGTGCAAGCACACACGCCGCCACAGGCGCTTTCGATCTCGATGTGATGCTCATGGGCAATGTCGAGAATAGACGTGCCGGGCTCCACTTCTACAACCAGCCCGTCCGGGCAATGCTCGGCGTGGGGCAGAAAAATCACCTGCGGCATCAGTTATTCCTCAATCTCATTCAAGTTGCGCCCGGCCAGTGCGGCTTTTACCGTCGAATCAAGGCGTCGGGCAGCAAATGCGTCGGTCACTTGCGACAGACGCTTGGTCTGCTGCTCGATGGCATAGCCATCAGTGCCTTGCATCAATTCACGTAATTCTTCCATCTGCAGGCTTATGACCATACGCTCTTCTTCATCGAGAAGACGCTCGCCATCGGCATCCAGCGCACCCTGAACCGCTTCGAGCAGACGCTCGGCGTCAACCTGATGCTCACGCAGCACGCGGGCAACCTTGTCGTCGCCGGCGTACTCGAAGGAATCCTTGAGCATGCGAGTAATTTCGCCGTCAGTCAGCCCGTAGGACGGTTTGACCTGGATACTCGACTCGATGCCCGAGCCCATCTCACGCGCCGAAACGCTGAGCAGGCCATCAGCATCGACCTGGAACGTGACGCGGATTTTCGCCGCGCCCGCGACCATCGGCGGAATGCCGCGCAATTCGAAACGCGCCAGCGAACGGCAATCGCTGACCAGCTCGCGCTCGCCCTGCAGAACATGGATTTTCATGGCCGTCTGGCCATCTTTGTAGGTCGTGAATTCCTGACCACGAGCAACAGGGATCGTGGTGTTGCGCGGAATGACCTTCTCCATCAGCCCGCCCATGGTTTCCAGCCCCAACGAGAGCGGAATCACGTCAAGCAAAAGCAGTTCGCCGCCATCACGCTTGTTGCCTGCCAGGGTATCCGCCTGGATCGCAGCCCCAATGGCCACCACTTGATCCGGGTCGATGTCGGTCAGGGGCTTACGGCCGAACAGCTCGGCGACCGCTTCGCGAACATGGGGAACACGGGTCGAACCACCGACCATGACCACCGCCTCGACTTCTTCAAGCTCGATACCGGTGTCACGCACGGCACGACGACAGGCTTTGAGGCTAAGCGCGACCATGGGCTCGATCAGTGCATTGAACGCGTCGCGAGTCAGCGTGCCGCGCCATTCGCCATAGGCAACGTCGACGGACTCGGCGTCAGTCAGCGCTTCCTTGGCGGAACAGGCGGTCTGCAACAGATTGCGTTGCGCGGACGGATCGATATCGGCAGACAGCCCGGCATCGGCGACGATCCAGCTGGCAATGGCATGATCGAAATCATCGCCACCCAATGCTGTATCACCACCAGTAGCCAGCACCTCGAATACGCCACCGGTCAGGCGCAAAATCGAAATATCGAACGTACCGCCACCCAGGTCATAAATGGCCACGACGCCTTCGGCTTTTTGATCCAGACCGTAAGCAACCGCAGCAGCCGTAGGCTCATTGAGCAGGCGCAGCACATTGAGGCCGGCCAGCTTGGCGGCGTCCTTGGTGGCCTGACGCTGGGAATCGTCGAAATAGGCCGGCACCGTGATCACCGCACCCACCAACTCGCCACCCAGCGCCGCTTCAGCACGCTGACGCAGAACCTTGAGAATGTCGGCGGACACTTCAACCGGGCTTTTCGGGCCCTGTACGGTGTCGATGAACGGCATGTGCGACTCGCCGCCAACAAAGCGATAAGGCAGTTGCTCGCCCAATTGCTTGACGTCGGTCAGACCACGACCCATGAGACGCTTGACCGACAACACGGTATTGAACGGATCCTGGGAGGCGGCGACTTTTGCCGACTGACCCACTTCGACACGATCAGCGTGGTAGCGCACGGCAGACGGCAGAATGACCTGCCCTTCTGCATCGGCCAACGGCTCGGACAGGCCGCTGCGTACGGCAGCAACCAGAGAATTTGTGGTGCCCAGGTCGATCCCCACAGCCAGACGACGCTGGTGCGGTTGAGGACTCAGGCCGGGTTCGGCGATTTGCAGTAAGGCCATGCTGTTCAGAATAATCACTGGCGTGCAGCCGAGGCCGCACGGGGTTAATCGTCGAGGCGCTCTTCTAGCTGGCGCACTTCGTGAGAAAGCTTGTCGAGAAACTGCATACGCCGCATCAGCTTTTCAGCGTGCTCGCGTTGTGCAGGATCATTCCAACAGGCAGCGAAGCTCTGGTTGAGTGCTTCCTGAGCAATCTTGAGCTGGCGCTTGAAGGTCGCAACCCCGGCAAGATCGGCTTCATCCTGCAGATCCTCAAGATCTTCGCGCAATTGCATCTGCTGCAGAAGAAACTCGGGGTCATGCACGGTGACCTCGATCGGCACCTCGTTGCCATTCATCGCCAGCAGGTAGCGCGCTCTTTTCGGCGGGCTTTTGAGGGTCTGATAGGCTTCGTTGAGACTGGCCGAACGCTCCAGCGCCACACGCTGCTCAGCCTCCGAGGCATCAGCGAAACGGTCCGGATGAACATTGCGCGCCAGCTCGCGGTAACGCGTGGCCAACTGGTCGAGATCAAGCTGAAACTCGGGCTTGAGCTCGAACAGGGCGAAATGACAGGGAGTACCCACAATAAAAGCCTCAGACGTTGAAGCTTTCGCCACAGCCGCACTCACCGCGCGAGTTCGGGTTGTTGAACTTGAAGCCTTCGTTCAACCCTTCGCGCACGAAGTCGAGCTCGGTGCCATCCAGATAGACCAGGCTTTTCGGGTCAATGATCACCTTGACGCCGTGCATTTCAAACACGGTGTCTTCGCCAGCCGCCTCGTCGACGAACTCAAGCACGTAGGCAAGACCTGAACAACCTGTGGTGCGAACACCCAGACGAACACCATCACCCTTGCCACGCCCCTCAAGGGAACGTCGCACGTGGTTAGCGGCAGCTTCTGTCATGCTGATAGCCATCGGAGCTCCTTACTTGTTCTTTGTGAAGACCTGCTTACAGCAGGCCTTTCTTCTGCTTGTAGTCGCGAACAGCCGCTTTGATAGCGTCTTCAGCGAGTACCGAGCAGTGAATCTTTACCGGCGGCAGTGCCAGCTCTTCAGCCAGCTGAGTGTTCTTGATGGTCTCTGCTTCATCCAGAGTCTTGCCTTTCATCCACTCGGTTGCCAGCGAGCTGGACGCAATCGCCGAGCCGCAGCCGTAAGTCTTGAACTTGGCGTCTTCGATAACGCCCTGATCGTTGACCTTGATCTGCAGGCGCATCACGTCGCCGCACGCCGGAGCGCCGACCATGCCGGTGCCGACATCAGGATCTTCCGCGTTCATCTTGCCGACGTTACGTGGGTTCTCGTAGTGGTCGATGACCTTTTCGCTGTAAGCCATGATTCTGTTCCTCTCACATCAGGGAGCCGCTCTGCAGGTCATGCTGCAATTGCGCATGACCTGTATTGGAGGCGACTTTAAATTAGTGCGCCGCCCACTCGATCTTGGAGATATCGACGCCGTCTTTGAACATGTCCCACAGCGGCGAAAGTGTGCGCAGCCGGGTGACCGCCTCGCAGACCTTCTGCGCGGCATAATCGATTTCTTCTTCGGTGCTGAAACGGCCGAAGGTGAAGCGAATCGAGCTGTGTGCCAGTTCGTCGTTACGACCAATGGCGCGCAGCACGTAGGAAGGCTCCAGCGAGGCCGAGGTACAGGCCGAACCGGACGAAACCGCCAGATCCTTGAGCGCCATGATCAGCGACTCGCCTTCGACATAGTTGAAGCTCAGGTTCAGGTTGTGCGGTACGCGGGCAGCCAGGCTGCCGTTGACGTACAGCTCTTCCAGGTTTTCGACCTGCTTGTAGAAACGGTCACTGAGTGCCTTGATGCGCACGTTTTCAGCGGCCATTTCTTCCTTGGCGATACGGAACGCTTCACCCATGCCAACGATCTGGTGGGTGGCCAGTGTGCCGGAACGCATACCGCGCTCGTGGCCACCGCCGTGCATGGCCGCCTCGAGGCGGACACGCGGCTTGCGGCTGACGTACAGCGCGCCGATACCTTTCGGACCGTAGGTCTTGTGGGCCGAGAACGACATCAGGTCAACCTTGAGACTGGCCAGATCGATGTCAACCTTGCCGGTCGATTGCGCGCCATCAACGTGTAACAGTACGCCACGCGAACGGGTCAGCTCACCGATGGCAGCGATGTCGTTGATGGTGCCGATTTCGTTGTTCACATGCATGACCGACACCAGGATGGTGTCGTCGCGCAGTGCGGCTTCAATCATCGATGGAGTGATCAGGCCGTCTTCACCTGGCTCGATGTAAGTCACTTCGAAACCTTCGCGCTCAAGTTGGCGCGTGGTATCGAGAACAGCCTTGTGTTCGATTTTCGAGGTGATCAGGTGCTTGCCTTTGCTGGCATAGAAATGCGCAACACCCTTGATCGCCAGGTTGTTGGATTCGGTGGCACCCGAGGTCCAGACGATTTCGCGCGGATCGGCGCTGACCAGATCGGCGACCTGACGACGAGCGTTCTCGACAGCCTCTTCGGCTTTCCAGCCAAAGACGTGGGAGCGCGAAGCCGGGTTACCGAAGTTTCCTTCGACGGTCAGGCATTCGATCATTTTCTGCGCGACACGCGGATCGACCGGGGTCGTCGCGGAGTAGTCGAGGTAAATTGGCAATTTCATTGAAGCTCTCCTATCAGGCAGGCGCACCGCTCATTCATCTGCGTTCATTCGACGGCGGACGTTTCGATCTTACCCAGTTGCGACATGTGGTTATGACCACGGCGCATATCCTGGCGCTGAGCGACTTCTTGTACCTCACGGCGAGTGACAAGATCCGCCAAGCTGATACCGCTTAGAAATTCGTGAATCTGCTGGCTCAGGTCGCACCACAAGTGGTGGGTCAGGCAGGTGTCACCTGCATGGCAATCACCAAGCCCCTGACAACGCGTGGCATCGACCGATTCATTCACCGCGTCGACGACCTGCGCAACCTGTATGCCTTGCATGTCACGGGACAGCTGATAACCACCACCCGGACCACGCACACTGGAAACCAGATTGCCGCGGCGCAGCTTGGCGAACAGCTGCTCAAGGTATGACAGGGATATGCCCTGCCGCTCGGAGATGTCAGCCAGAGACACTGGCCCGTTCTGCGCATGCAACGCCAGATCAAGCATGGCAGTTACAGCGTATCGGCCTTTAGTTGTCAGTCGCATGGCGTATACCGCAGAGGTTCGGAATGAGAGCGAGTATGCTATTCCCGAGTAAATGAGTCAAGTATTAGACCAAGTAAAACAGTCGGGATTAGCCAAAAGCGCGGGCTGCATCATAGCAAAGGTGCGGCGTAATGGCACGCCCCAAGCCCTCTAGCCTGCCGTGTTCTCGCGCTCTTCCTTCACACAGTCGAAGACCTCGTCACGCAGTGAAGGCAGGTCTTTGGCGCAGTAATCGCTCCCCAGCTTGCCAAGGGCGTCACACATGCCTTCCAGACGACCGTCAACTGCCTGCAAATGATCGAGCAACTGGCCGATGGCGCGGGCAATCGGGTCTGGCATGTCGCCGCTGACACCGTAGGCATCGAAGCCGAGCTTTTCCGCCATGGCCTTGCGCCTGGCTTCGGTCTCTTCGTCCGACTTGACGATGATCCGCCCCGGAATTCCCACGGCAGTTGCACCGGCGGGCACCGCCTTGGTTACCACAGCATTGGAGCCGATCTTGGCGCCAGCGCCCACCGTAAATGGCCCAAGCACCTTGGCACCCGCGCCGACCACCACGCCATCTTCCAGCGTCGGGTGGCGTTTGCCGGCGTTCCAGCTGGTGCCGCCCAGGGTCACGCCCTGATAAAGCGTCACGTCATTGCCGATCTCGGCAGTTTCGCCGATCACGATGCCCATGCCGTGGTCGATGAAAAAACGGCGCCCGATGCGCGCACCCGGATGAATCTCGATCCCGGTCATCCAGCGACCGAAGTTGGACACCACCCGCGCCGGCCATTTCCAGCCACTGCGCCACAGAATGTGCGCAAAGCGATGCAGCCAGATGGCGTGCATGCCGGGATAGCAGGTCAGGACTTCAAAGGCGTTGCGCGCCGCAGGGTCGCGATGGAACACGCTTTGTATGTCTTCTCGCAGACGCTCGAACATCACTGATCCTTCCGCTTGTAGGGTTCGCCGCGTGCGACTTTCTGGGTTTCAGTAAGCACGCCGCGCAGAATACTCAGCTCGGAGCGCTCCACCTCGCTGCGGCCGAACAGCCTGCGCAGGCGCGCCATCAAGTGGCGTGGCTTTTCAGGATCAAGGAAACCGATAGCCACCAGCGTGGCCTCCAGGTGGCCGTAGAACCCCTCCATCTCGTCCATGGTCGCCAACTCGGCACTGTGCGCCGATACCGGTTGGGGCGCGGCGCCCTGCTCCGACGCTTTCAGCCAGGCCATGCGTACTTCATAGCTGAGCACCTGCACGGCGGCGGCGAGATTGAGCGAACTGAACGCCGGGTCCGATGGAATATGGACGTGGAAGTGACAGCGCTGCAGCTCTTCATTGGTCAGGCCGGCATGCTCGCGACCAAAGACCAGCGCCACCTCGGCACCCTCTCCGGCCTGCTCGATGACCTTTTCGCCAGACGCACGCGGATCAAGCAACGGCCAGGGCAGACTGCGATCCCGCGCACTGGTACCGAGCACCAGGCGGCAACCGGCCAGCGCCTCTTCCAGCGTCGCAACGACCTGTGCACCTTCAAGAATATCGGTGGCACCGGATGCACGGGCATCGGCGTCAGGCGAAGGAAAAATCCGGGGTTCGACCAGTACCAGGCGCGAAAGCCCCATGTTTTTCATTGCACGAGCGGCCCCGCCGATATTTCCGGGATGGGTAGTGCCGACCAGGACAACACGGATGTTCTGCAACAAGGCGAACGCTCACTGACGCGAATTAGGGGGGCAAATCTTACAGAAACAGGCTGGCTTACGCTACGAACCCGTACAGACGGGATGACCCGAGCGTACACGTCGAGCGGCAAAAAAACGCATGCCCAGTCGACAGTCGTGACAACGCAAGGCTGGAAATAATTCGAATGAGCCCATAGAATGCCCGGCTCTCTTTAACAACCTTAGGTGAATTGTCCATGCAGCCCATGCTGAATATCGCGCTGCGCGCCGCCCGCAGCGCCAGCGAATTGATTTTCCGCTCCATCGAGCGCTTGGATACCATCAAGGTTGACGAAAAAGAAGCCAAGGATTACGTCACAGAGATCGATCGCGCTGCCGAACAGAGCATCATCACTGCATTGCGCAAGGCCTACCCGACTCACGGCATCCTTGGTGAAGAAAGCGGCATGCATGAAGGCAGCGGCGAAGGTACCGATTACCTGTGGATCATCGACCCGCTGGATGGCACCACCAACTTCGTTCGCGGCATCCCGCACTTCGCGGTCAGCATTGCCTGCAAATACCGCGGCCGTCTTGAGCACGCTGTTGTTCTGGACCCGGTCCGCCAGGAAGAATTCACCGCCAGCCGTGGTCGCGGCGCAGCCCTTAACGGTCGCCGCCTGCGCGTCAGCCAGCGCAAAAGCCTGGAAGGCGCCCTGCTCGGCACCGGCTTCCCGTTCCGTGACAACCAGATGGACAACCTCGAAAACTACCTGGGCATGTTCCGCAGCCTGGTAGGTCAGACCGCCGGTATCCGTCGCGCAGGCGCTGCCAGCCTCGACCTGGCGTATGTCGCAGCCGGTCGCTTCGATGCATTCTGGGAGTCAGGCCTGTCTGAATGGGACATGGCCGCAGGCGCCCTGCTGATTCAGGAAGCAGGCGGTCTGGTCAGCGATTTCACAGGCGGTCACGACTTCCTGGAGAAAGGCCACATCGTTGCCGGTAACACCAAATGCTTCAAGGCTGTACTGACCGCCATCGCACCGCATCTGCCAGCGTCGCTCAAACGCTAAACTGCAGATGTAAAAAAACCGGCTTTCGCCGGTTTTTTTATGCCTTGAAGAAGCCCAGCGGCTGGCGTTACTGCGCCTGACCCAAAATCAGCTGACCGTTCTTGTCGACCGGAATCTGGCTACCTGGATCGCGCTCCATACGGACCTGACCCACTTTCTCGTTCAACTTGTACTTGACGTTGTAGCCCACAACCTTGTCGCTGACATCGTTGACCGTGGTGCAACGGTTCTGCGTCGTGGTGTAGGTATCACGCTCTTGCATGCCTTCCTGCACCTTGTTACCGGCATAACCGCCGCCGACCGCACCGGCAACCGTCGCGAGCTTCTTGCCATTACCGCCACCCACCTGATTACCCAGCAGGCCACCGGCAACCGCGCCAATCACGCTACCGACGATCTGGTGCTGGTCCTTGACCGGCGCCTGACGGGTAACGGTTACGTCCTTGCAAACTTCACGGGGGGTTTTGATCTGCTGGTTGATTGGCTCGACCGCCAATACGTCAGCATACTCAGGACCACCCTTGACCAAGCTATAGGTGGCAACGGCGCCGCCAGCAGTTACGACAGCAGCACCTAACACAGCACCAACAAGCATAGACTTGTTCACTAGAACCTCCTGACCAATCGAAACGCAGCATGACTGCGCAATGCCTAGCCTTGGAGCATAAAAAAAGGCGCGAGTTCAGCACTCGCGCCTTTTTTATGATGACCGGGCCTACGGCAGGTCGTCAGCCTTCTCGACAACCACTGGAGGAATCAGATCCTCAGTGGTCAGGTTCAGCCAGATCAGCACCACGTTGGCGATGTAGATCGACGAGTAGGTACCCGCCAACACACCGATGAACAACGCAATGGAGAAGCCTTCCAGGCTGTCGCCACCGAACGCCCACAGCGCAGAGATCGCCAACAAAGTCGAAACCGAAGTGGCAATGGTGCGCAGCAAGGTCTGCGTGGTGGAGATGTTGATGTTCTCGATCAGCGAAGCCTTGCGCAACAGGCGGAAGTTTTCGCGTACCCGGTCGAAGACCACAATGGTGTCGTTCAGCGAGTAACCGATAATCGCCAGCACCGCCGCCAGCACCGTCAGGTCGAACGTGATCTGGAAGAACGACAGGATCCCCATCGTCACCACCACGTCGTGGATCAGCGAGATGATTGCACCGACCGCGAACTTCCACTGGAAGCGGAACGCCAGATAGATCAGAACGCCGCCCAGTGCCAGCAGCATGCCGATACCGCCTTGGTCGCGCAGCTCTTCACCCACCTGCGGGCCGACGAACTCGACACGCTTGACCACTGCCGGGTTATCGGCACCCGCCTTGCGCAGCGCTTCAGCGACCTGAGTGCCCAGTTGCGGATCTTCACCCGGCATGCGCACCAGCAGATCGGTCGTTGCACCGAAACTCTGCACGACGGCTTCGTGATAGCCCGCCGCAACCAGTTCCTGACGAACCTTGCCCAGATCGGCAGGACGCTCGTAGGTCAGCTCGATGAGCGTACCGCCGGTGAAGTCCAGACCAAAGTTGAGCCCTTTATGGAACCAGCTGAACAACGCCAGTGCGGTAAGGAGCATCGTAACGGCGAACGCAACATTGCGAACGCCCATGAAGTTGATGGTACGTAACATGGCAGCCCCTTAAATCCACAACTTCTTGAAGTCACGACCGCCGTAGATCAGGTTGACCATAGCGCGGGTCACCATGATGGCCGTGAACATCGAGGTAAAGATCCCGAGCGACATGGTCACCGCAAACCCTTTGACCGGGCCGGTGCCCATCGCAAAGAGAATGCCGCCGACCAGCAGCGTCGTCAGGTTGGCGTCGAGGATCGCCGTGTAGGCACGATCGAAACCTTCGTTGATAGCGCGTTGCACCGTCATGCCATTGGCGATCTCTTCACGAATCCGCGAGAAGATCAGCACGTTGGCGTCCACCGCCATGCCCATGGTCAACACGATACCGGCGATACCCGGCAGGGTCAGTGTGGCACCCAGCAAGGACATCAGCGCCAGCAGCATGACCATGTTCAGGGCCAGGGCAACGGTAGCGATCAGACCGAAGAAACGGTAGATCGCCATGATGAAGATCGAGACGAACAGCATGCCCCACAGGGAAGCGTCGATACCCTTGGTGATGTTGTCGGCACCCAGGCTCGGACCGATGGTGCGCTCTTCAGCGAAGTACATCGGCGCAGCCAGACCACCGGCACGCAGCAGCAGCGCCAGCTCGGAAGATTCACCCTGGCCATTCAGACCGGTAATCCGGAACTGTTTGCCCAGCGGCGACTGGATGGTCGCCAGACTGATGATTTTCTTCTCTTCCTTGAAGGTCTGGACCGGCACGTCTTTTTCGACGCCGTTGACCATCTGCTTCGTGTACGTGGTGGTCGGACGCTGCTCGATGAAGATCACCGCCATGCTGCGACCCACATTGCTGCGGGTTGCGCGACTCATCAGCTCGCCACCGTGACCATCAAGGTTGATGTTCACCTGCGGACGGCCGTGCTCGTCGAAGCTGGCCTTGGCGTCAGTCACCTGATCACCGGTAATGATCAGGCCACGCTCCACCGCTGCTGCCGGACGACCGCCTTCGCGGAATTCGAACATCTCGGTGGTGCCTTTCGAATCATCCGGGCCTGCGCCCAGACGGAACTCGAGGTTGGCGGTCTTGCCCAGAATACGCTTGGCTTCGGCCGTGTCCTGCACGCCCGGCAGCTCGACCACGATGCGGTTGGCACCCTGACGCTGAACCAGCGGCTCGGCAACACCCAGCTCGTTGACCCGGTTACGCACGGTGGTCAGGTTTTGCTTGATCGAATATTCGCGAATCTCGGCCAGTTTGGCTGGCGTCAGTGCCATGCGCAGCACGGGGATACCGTTCAGCTCGGCAGGCGTGATTTCGAAGTCGGTGAAGGTCTTGCGAACCAGCGCACGAGCCTGCTCGCGCTCTGCGTCATCGGTAAAGCCCAGCTGAATCACGTTGCCCAATTGCGGCAGGCTGCGATAACGCACTTTTTCCTTGCGCAGCAGGGATTTGACTTCGCCTTCGTAGACCTTCAGACGGGCATCGATTGCCTTGTCCATGTCGACTTCCAGCAGGAAGTGCACGCCACCGGACAGGTCGAGGCCGAGTTTCATCGGGCTTGCACCCAGGTTACGCAACCAGGTCGGCGTGGTGCGAGCCAGGTTCAGTGCGACGACATAGTCATCACCCAGCGCCTTGCGCACGACATCCTTGGCCGGCAACTGGTCTTCC from Pseudomonas syringae includes:
- the secF gene encoding protein translocase subunit SecF, whose amino-acid sequence is MLRTINFMGVRNVAFAVTMLLTALALFSWFHKGLNFGLDFTGGTLIELTYERPADLGKVRQELVAAGYHEAVVQSFGATTDLLVRMPGEDPQLGTQVAEALRKAGADNPAVVKRVEFVGPQVGEELRDQGGIGMLLALGGVLIYLAFRFQWKFAVGAIISLIHDVVVTMGILSFFQITFDLTVLAAVLAIIGYSLNDTIVVFDRVRENFRLLRKASLIENINISTTQTLLRTIATSVSTLLAISALWAFGGDSLEGFSIALFIGVLAGTYSSIYIANVVLIWLNLTTEDLIPPVVVEKADDLP
- the secD gene encoding protein translocase subunit SecD, with amino-acid sequence MLNKYPLWKYILILAVLVVGFIYSAPNLYPDDSAIQISGASTALQVTQADVDRAAKALADAGILVKASSLAENGKGGLLRLSKQEDQLPAKDVVRKALGDDYVVALNLARTTPTWLRNLGASPMKLGLDLSGGVHFLLEVDMDKAIDARLKVYEGEVKSLLRKEKVRYRSLPQLGNVIQLGFTDDAEREQARALVRKTFTDFEITPAELNGIPVLRMALTPAKLAEIREYSIKQNLTTVRNRVNELGVAEPLVQRQGANRIVVELPGVQDTAEAKRILGKTANLEFRLGAGPDDSKGTTEMFEFREGGRPAAAVERGLIITGDQVTDAKASFDEHGRPQVNINLDGHGGELMSRATRSNVGRSMAVIFIEQRPTTTYTKQMVNGVEKDVPVQTFKEEKKIISLATIQSPLGKQFRITGLNGQGESSELALLLRAGGLAAPMYFAEERTIGPSLGADNITKGIDASLWGMLFVSIFIMAIYRFFGLIATVALALNMVMLLALMSLLGATLTLPGIAGIVLTMGMAVDANVLIFSRIREEIANGMTVQRAINEGFDRAYTAILDANLTTLLVGGILFAMGTGPVKGFAVTMSLGIFTSMFTAIMVTRAMVNLIYGGRDFKKLWI